From the Glycine max cultivar Williams 82 chromosome 11, Glycine_max_v4.0, whole genome shotgun sequence genome, the window TCAACAACATCATGAATCAGTGTAGACTCTAGACTGATGACACTATTAACTGAACAGCCAGAGAAAAGGGCAGGTTCACTAAAAGAGCAGCTAGATTCAATCACTCCAGCACTTCGGGAAATGCGTCTGAGGAAAGAAGAGAGGTTAAACCAATTCCGAACTGTGCAAggtcaaattcaaaaaatttctGCTGAAATTGCAGGTAACTCAGACAATGAACCCTCATCCATTGTTGTAAATGAGAATGATCTTTCACTAAAAAGGCTTGAGGAGTATCAGAATGAGTTGCAGAGACTTCACAATGAGAAGGTACCTAGAAGCCGTTTATGTTTTTTACCCCATCATTTAGGGGTTAGTATTCTTCAAACTCGtaacattttcatattatttcttGTGATTTCATTTGTAGAATGAAAGACTCCAGCAAGTGGAGAAATACATAGACATAATACACAGCTTGTCCACGATCTTGGGAAAGGATTCTTCGGCAATCATCATGGAAGTTCATCCAAGCTTAAATGATTTGTGtggaataacaaaaaatataagcgACACAATCTTAGATAAACTCAATATCACGGTGGAGTCCCTTTTTGAAGAAAAGCAAAATCGGCTGGAAAAGgtaatattgtttttttggtacaaaattttaaaaatttcattataaaaCTTCTGATATATTATGGGAGTACTAACCTGTTGGGAGgctattgaaaaataaatgcatCAGGAAGCTTCAACTTCAAGTATTGAGTATTTTTCCCTTCACTTGTATGCTTTCCATTTTACAAATGTGCCATATTCTTGATATATTTTGCAGCTTCACCATTTAGGCAAAGCACTGTCTAATCTATGGAATCTTATGGACACACCATACAGTGAGCGACAATCTTTTTCCCATGTAATCAATTTGTTGTCGCTCTCATCTGCAGAAGTAACAGATCCGGGAAGTCTTACTCTGGAAATAGTCCAGCAGGTAGATATTTAACTTAATGATCCACAAATTATCAGAaactcaaatatttaaaaaatctaaaactttTTACAAGACTGAAGCTGAAGTAAAGAGACTGGATCAACTAAAAGCAAGCAAGATGAAGGAGCTATTCCAGAAGAAACAGGAGGAACTGGAGTTGATATGCAAGAAATCACATGTGGAGATTCCTTCAAGGGAAGAgatgaataatataattaaccTCATAAACTCAGGTGAATCTAACTAATGTGTGcatattcaatttcaaaaaatgtatatgtttatttaatttaaaaaagcagCCTAGAAATTGACTTACATCTACAACAGGGGAGATTGATCATTCTGATCTCCTCCTGAGCATGGATGAACAGATATCTAGAGCAAAAGAAGAGGCTTCTAGCAGGAAGGCTATCATGGAGAAAGTGGAGAAGTGGATGTTAGCATGTGATGAGGAGCGCTGGCTAGAAGAATATAGCAGggttagaattttcatttgaattaatcttCATAAATAGGTTTAAAGGGAGATTGTTTCTATTGTATTGTATGTTTCACAATTCAAGTGTGTTATATCAGGATGAGAATCGATACTCAGTCAGTAGAGGAGCTCACAAAAACTTGAGACGTGCTGAACGTGCCCGTATAATGGTCAGCAGAATGCCAggtacacacacatacatatatgatGAAAACAGATAATTTGGACCAATTGGCAGCAAACACACACGTGCTCACAAACAATGGTTGCTATTTCCAGCTCTGGTAGATTTGCTAATAAAAATGACTAGGAgttgggaagaagaaagaaataaagttttCTTGTATGATCAGGTAATTCATCTTACACTCTACAAAACTTGGAATCCAGTATAACTGATATAGTAGAAAGTACATGCTTATAAAGTGTGCAAGATATTAGAGAGAGCCCAAATAATTCTTAAAAGGGAATAAGTGAGATTTCAAAAAGTGATGTAGCCAAAGTTAAATCGCTCAACTACTACGCAATAAACATTTTGGTGTAGTATGCATAGAAGCAATAATGAAACTCTAGTTTCCTCTATTATAAAACATGCCACATTGCAAACTCAGTTAATCAAGTAATGCCATAAACCATCCATAGATAATTTTTCAAGAAATACAGTAACACAGTTACACACCCACACCTTGGCACCTCATAagataataaaaacattaagaatTCTAGAGGCAAATCGTGTTATACACTTCTAGACTTCTATCATTGTTTAAATGGTTTCAGAATTTTTACAGTGTCACAATTTCGTTTCTCACGAGTCATGACCCATTTCTTAATTCATCTTTAATAGTATGGTACTGTGGTTCGTTAAGTTATTAACAGCAAGCAAAAATGATATCTACGTAGGTACCTCTAATGGCCATATTGGAAGAATATAACATCCTAAGACGAGAAAGGGAGGAGGATACAAAAAGACAGCAGGTGAGTATTTCGTAGTACATTGACAGACAGCTTCATACATCAGTTTGAAGCAAACATTAAATTCTTGTTCACATTCCGTTGTTTGTGAAAAGATTCTTGTTATTTGAATTGCTATACTCTAAAAACCTTATTCTTAACTCCTTTCTTATGTTTGGTTTTCAGCCGTGGGAGAAAAAGAGGATTCAAAGCCAAGTAGTTGAGCGAGATAATACTTATGTGTCAAGACCCGGCACCAGCAGCCGGCGTCTTCCAAGTAGAAGCATGAATGGAGCTCTAGACAGTTCTGCGGTCCTGAACAGAAGACTTTCTATGGGAATACAACAGCTGGGATCCAACAGCATAAATTCGGGAAATCACGGCTTGTCCTTCATTAAGGATGGAAGGAATGCCCTAAGAAAAAAGATTTATGGCGAACCCACCTTCACTTCTCCTACAAGAGATGGGGCATCTTCTGCGGTGTCAACACATTCTATATTGTTTTccccttaaattttttatcagaAACATAGATTTTGACTGAAACTGCTTCAGAAAGCTTGCTTTCCAAGATTTCCAAGAAAACTGTTGTGCAATTGCAAAAGAATAAGCATGGAGCTTTTTATGTACTTATGTTCCTAATCTTAAGTTGCCCAAACGGACGAGCTCATACTTGATGTCAACTGCAACCAGATTAAATTCTTGATTCATTGTTTTAATTGCAATTTTGCATCATGTATCCCTGTTTCTGTGCCAGGATTACATGATGCATTTCTTGATCGACATGTACTAAAATCACAAACCTAATCTCACAAATTTGAATGATTATAGCTGTGTTTGAATTCAACTTGCATCACATTGGACACAAATTCACTGTGAGACAAAGATTCCAGTTCAACGCGTATTGGAAAGTAGAATTGGACCAAAACAAACAGTAACAAACACCGTATAATCTTTGCCAACTTCAAATGAGCAAACCAAAGCAAAGTTACTATATCAATAACCAaacgataaaaataaatatatagagcACCCGGGGAATATGGACCATAATAGAATATGCTAATAACTAATTAGAATCCAATTTTTTGCTAATGTATTGTTAGATGTTATCTCAGATTCAGATCAGATACAAAATCACAAATGCAGTGtataaacaaacaaaacctAAGACTCATCTACAGGTACCGGTGATTGGGCTTGGTCTTGGTCTGGATTTTCAGGCGATTGAGCTTGAGCTGGATTTTCAGGTGGTTGGCCTGGGGCTTGGGCTGTGTTTTCAGGTTCTGGTTTCCGGAAGAATTGATCGATGCAGCGAGTACCACGGGGAGCAGGATCCAATTTGGGCCGACCCGCAGGCTGAGTGGGCTTATCGGGCTTGGCGGCCTGAGACGGCGGCGGAAGCTCATCGAGGAGAAAATCCCTGGTTGGCTGGTGCCTCTTCACCGCCACTCTTATGTGTTCGAGATTCACGGTCTTCCGTTTCTTCTCAATTGCAACCTGAGCCGATTTTTCAGCCAGAAATTGGAGGAATAATTCGGTGGAGCGCGACACCAGGAACAACGCTTCTGAGCTCACTCTCTTCACGTCTTTGTCCAGCGCCATAATCTTCTTCACTCGACCCTTCGGGAATTCCAGTTGGATCGATACTCCGTTTTCTTCTTCGTCAGCCATAACCATTACAAATGTTCCTTTTCAGAGTTTCCAATTTTATGATTAGGGAAGGTTTTCAAATTGGCGGGAACGACAAAAAGGCCAGGGGCATTATAGTCTTATTAAGCCAACCCTTCCCGCCAttcattcattaaataaaaaggataaataattaaatttatggtAAACGTGTGAACACTCATTAATTGGTTCtgaaaagtttaaatttaatttttaaatgtgacaaaatatgataaattaattttattaataatttaatgacaaattaatggttaattttgtaagttaatattaaattaattttcaaaaatataatttatcattaaattaatatttaaataatataagttaatgataaaataatcagacaaatttagtaaaatatatttattactttttttcatatccatatattaaatttatatttttgatataAGTTATGATCATAGCATCACATTTTCATATAAGGATTTGATTATTTACCTAAAATAAAACGTGAAGTGGGCCGTATTGggctttttcaaatttcagccCAGGCCCAAGAGGCCAAGTCTTTCTCGTGTTTTGTTTAGTTTAGTGGAGCGGTTTGCGTCTGCGGGAGGTGCAGTTGCTGCAGAGTGAGGCGTTCGATTAACGTTTGGCGATCACAGAAGAGAAGGGAATGGAGTTTTCTCAAGATGATTTTGATCGGTTACTGTTATTCGAACACACGCGAAAGACTGCTGAAGCAAACTACGCAGAGAATCCTCAAGACGCTGATGTACGTATCGTTCTTCATTATACCCTAATTAACCTTTCTTCATTCTATGACTTACTTTGCTCACACCGCACGTGTTTTGTTTCCGAATTTGTGAGGTTTCTGTTGGAAGTTATGTATGTGATGTATAATTCTTGCCAATATTGTTTTTCTGTTATCAGTCTTTGTCACATTACAACATTTAAAATTGgaaggacaaaacttagatacaaCGCAATTATCATCGAATTGGAGTTTTATCGGGTATTGCGCATAACAAAGGTTTGCGATACAGGATTATGCGGATTACCGAGGTGAAACTCTAATTCTTGTTGGAAAACAACACAACCAGCATCTAAGAGACTGTATCTAAGTTTTCTCTAAATTTGAAACGCGGTTTATTGGAGTTATAAGTTTTGTAACCTTGTAGTTTAGAAAATGGCTTAGATTCGTTTTCCTTGTAGAAGTTGGTAAAACATAAGTATGATtgaatgtgtatatgtatatatatccaTGCAGAATCTGACCAGGTGGGGGGGAGCTTTGATCGAGTTGTCGTCATTCCAAGCTCCTAGGGATGCCAAGGCGATGATTGATGGTATATCACGTTAAACTTgagcaaaatttaaaaagtgaaTTTCTGTTTTCAAGAAGGTAAGGGCGAGTTACTGTGTGTGATTGATTGTTTTGGGTTTTGGTGGGAACAAACCAACTAAACAGATGCCCTTTCGAAGCTGGAGGAGTCTTTGCTGATCAATCCAACTAAGCATGACACTCTTTGGTGCTTGGGAAATGCAAACACGTCTTATGCTTTTCTAATCCCTGATATAACTGAGGCAAAGGGTTATTTTGACAAGGCACTTGAGTATTTCCAGAAAGCTGCGGAGGAGGTAATGTGTTTGCTCTGTTCGTTCCTCTTCGTGTATTATTACAACCATGCTTATAAATCTACACGTTACTTAGTGGTGGATTCTGAAATTGTAGGATCCCGAGAATGACCTCTATAGAAAGTCCTTGCAAGTTGCCGTGAAGGTAATGGAATTGCTATGACCATTGTATCAATATTATTTGTGCACTTGATTTTATTCTAATGTTCAAAGTTTTGCtgaaaaaagatcaaaatggCTAAAACTGCGTTGTCTACTCTGGTTTTAGCTGAAAAATATTAGTGTTTTCATGGTTGATGGGAACACAACTTGCTGAGATATGTTAGTGTAAACTTGTTCACTATCCGTGTGTCAGTGATTCTTCTGTTCACTACAGGATCTATCTATGaggttttaatgttttatattgaCTGATTTATATGCTGTTTAAGATTCTGTAACTATTATTGATGACTAAAACAAGATATATTATTTTGCATTTTGCTCTATAAATCTCAACGCCTGCTATACCATATATATCAGGTTTTTTTACAGTTAATGtgttaaacaaatatttaatgtttttaactttattaataGTTTTTACAATTAAGTTTTGGGTAACCATTTTAAAATGGGGATATCTTAGGGTTGCAATGTGATAATGTTTTCATCATTCCTTGGGGGTAATTAAACTTCTAAACCTAATCTCTATTTTCAAAggctaattttcaaaatatatataaaataatctgattattttcctaaaagaaaatttgatttcaaatcccatttatttttaacaaatttttagttACTTATTGTCATGATGCCCTCCAAGTACATAAAGACTTGTGTTTTCTTGTGGATGGTTGTGATTCCACATTTCACAACCTTTATGCTCATGCTTGGTAAATAAGTCTTACTAGTAAAGCAACTTTAGTATTCTTTGATTTCTTTCCATATGCATTCAGGGCAACTGCTTTCTAGATTCCTTATTTTTTATGGTAAccttatatataagtataactCGTTCACCATTGTATCCTCTCCACTTTGATGAGTTGCTGTTAACCATGTTTCGTAGGCCCCAGAACTACACATGGAGATCCATAAAAATGGGCTTGGTCTGATGAGTAATGCGGGATCCTCTGCTACTTCAAAAGAAAAGGTTgtatttattgaaatttcattgcatttaattaaattttagtcgCGTTCTTACAAATACTAAATGATGACTATAAATCAACTTCAACCTGCTATGTCAAGTTAACGGAAGTGGCTGCTTGttcttgattattttaaaatgcccAAAGCTGCATGAAGTTCTTATTCTGTGGATATAGCCTTGTTTAGGGTCATCATGCCTCAAATTTTGTGGGTACAAAGCTTCTCATGTTAGCATGTCATTAGAAATTGCATCTTCAACAAATTTTTCATGGTTAGTGTGAACTATGAAGTAATGCAAACAACACACCACCGTGTATATTAAAAGAGTCTTTCTTGCCTTTTCATTTGGAATACCATTTGACACATTTTTTGAGTTGTGTTGGAGTTAATTCATGTTCATGTCTTGGGATTCTGCTAATATTTTACCTTGGGATACACTACCTTGCCTATGACATTTCTATCTGCAAAGcttgtttgtattttgtgttAATTGTAGATTGATGTCAGTTTAAATAGATTTAGTAATTTATTTGCATTTGTTTCTCTGCTTGTTTTCCATATATTGTTTGATGACTGCAGGTGTCTATCAAAGTACTGCCACACTATTGTTTTCCATGTATTCTGTCCTCTATTCTAGCTTGCCATATTTTTGGACgttgaaaaatgatgaaagtAGCCTTATGGGATTAAATTGTTTGAAAAGTTTACTGGTGATTATTTTGTATCAGATTATATGCATTCAATAATCTATAgtgaagaatattatttttttatatttgatgcaTGTCTACTTTAGTCTATAGAATAATTTGTCATTGCTTGGCTCATTTCAGGAATCTAAAAAGCAGAAGAGCAATGACTTTAAGTATGACATATTTGGATGGATTATTCTTGCAGTGGGTATAGTAGCATGGGTGGGAATGGCCAAATCTAACATTCCCCCGCCACCTCCAAGATAAACATATTATTGATGAGTTATTCACTTTAGATTGGAAGTTGTGAACTAGGTATTGCATTTGTGGTTTTTACATACTgagtttatttatcatttacacttttctttaacataaaaaaaaaatggtttttaagaATTTGCGTTTTTGTTATGTCTTGTTAACCTCCTCTTGTTATGAGCCAAGCTTAAGGCCTTAGTGGACGAAGGATATGAACTAGTAAGGTCATGTTTTGATAAACTTTTTCATACGTGTTTAACAAgaagaaaattagaagaaaaaagttataagttaaaattagtttatatattctgtaaaaaaaagcttatacataattaaaaaaagtaacttttGAAGAAGCTAATATGAGATAGCTTTTACAAATTAGATTGTGCATGAATGGTATAACTAAGAAAGTGAGGAGAGCAGGAACCTCACTCTTCAATCTCTCAAATTTATAATGTAATAGTATtgataaaatattcatttaaaaataagtattgataaaatatgaataagtaAAATTTGGGATTGAAATGtcagattttaaaatttatgcacGAAACCCATGACTAATAACAAGGCTActattatttcataattttcaaGCAAACTTCAGTTAATAATATGTTAGAAAAATGTCGAGATAATCATATAGATACAGTTCAATACGTGAATTCAGTTTGTATAACCTTTTTTAGTCGAAAGAGACAAGTTCATTCAATCCGACAGCATAAGCGATTCCAACTAGATTAATACCGCAAACATTACCCAACAAAACAACTGGCCaagaatatattaataaaaaaggatcagaaaaacaaaacaaacatgggGGCATAAACCTGACCCATGGGAGATCAAACTatccaaatttataatttggtAAGCCATATTTGTTTCCTATTAAAACCAAAAGCTATACAAGGCGGAAAAGAGCTCCACCAAGAAAATTCAGTTGTTAGATCACGCCTGAGAGGCAAGCATGTCTCCAAAGGCGTTGCCTTTGTCAGAAAATGTGCCCTACCACAAAATGCATGCACTTAGTTAAGTTTATATAGTTACTCAGCCTATTCCTCTACTTCTAAGGCACAAGTTCCATGTTTTTTAGTATAACTTGATCTAAGCaaatatataagtatttaatatttgaatttgatatcATTGATTAACTTAAAATAATCAGAATGTGATTCTGTGACTTTCTCCTCTTTTGAGTCATAGATTAATATGGTCTAAATTTTGTcacttgttttaaaaagtattcttcatttaattattaatttagtatgtatattttttatactttaaaactatatgaaaaaaatactactaaGCGTGTAGATTAATTAGTGTAGAGTCATTTTGGTTTATCTATTGGTCTTGAATATTGTTTAGattgttataaaatttcttaCAATTCTTAAATAGTTAGAAATTTTTtgccgatttttttttttttgtacacatCACCGGTACCTTTCATTGGAAGCAATGTTGCTTGAGTCGTGTAATAGTTAATCTACaatcttaataatattttgtatagtttaaaagtataaaaaatgtaaaactaaattattaattaagttagaaaatatcttttaaaataagtggCAAAATCTAGACCATCAAATTAATCTAATTGTCTAAAATGAGACTTCCCCTCCCACAAAGTCACTTAATCTAGACTCAAAACAATTTTATGTTAGTTGATTTATGTGGTTGATGATAAAAATATGAGTATGTTCCAATACTTGGGTTacattaatttatacaaattgtAATTTAACCATTATCGAAATAAATATCAGATTGCGCATTTATAATTTGACCCTTATCAAATTAGATATCAGAATGCGTACTCATAAATCCAAAGAACCTGACCTAGAACAACTTGCCCAATCCATTGATTTGGCTCAACTTAGTTAAACACATTTAACAAAGTGTTTTCCAACCCTAacttaacttaattaattagcccacatttatttttggttaaacTTAACCCAACTGAATCCATAATTACCTCTAGAAAAATTTATCTTCCTGGTTGTATTGGGAGAAACTTATCAATTCCTTAAAGTTTTCCACTTCCAGAACCACATAGATAAAATCTTGATAACAATATAAAACCATACGTGACACGTCTCAAGCTTTTGATTcgtaatcaaaattcaaatgggtTCATGGTCGTATTTTTGGTGTACATAAACAACAAACAATACATCTATTCATGGTTGCAGGCTAGGTCCACCACTTTCATTTAATGGTAAGAATAATTTGAGGTGTTAAATGTGCATTGGTCACCATGCCATTACTCATCAGGGAAAGTAATCCGATTGGGTCATATAGAATGGCCACTAACATACACATTTTTAATTGGAGTGCGTACGTGTCTAACGTATGCCCTTATGATATGTAACGTTAAAATATCAAAAGTTGGCCTAAAGAAAAATccactttaatttttcttctaagCGTTTCTTCCGAATAGTTAGTGAGTAAGCAATATTTCCTTTTTCCTCTTCGGACTACTGCAAAGACAACCTGCTTTATTTGCTTTTGTActtgttaataatatattttctctgGTTGATTCCTAAGGATTTGGATTTGCGTTAATGGTCCTTCCTTGAGCCTGGGgtttaataatcaataatcaataatcaTAATCACCTCATGCATAAACCACTTGTTCGGTGCTTTCGTCCAATTATCACTTCACTGCACAAATGATGTATTGTTAGTGGGGcttctaatattttttgtatctaTATATGCTATCTAAAAGAGAAAGGGATCTTCAATACAACGATAACAAGAATGACTAGATTCATAGGTGTGGGTGGAGCCACGCGTTCTTACACATTTATAAATGGAGAGGGCTCCATcaggaaatttaattaaatgactTTAATtggttgttttgttatttttctagtTGAAAGAAGGTAAAAGTTATTtgcttcatttttaaattatttgattttattatttatatttttaattattcaaatttatgtCATCTGATAAGGTGTATTAGACTCTTAAAAGACTTAGttctaattaataaatacacaagctcagttatatatatatatatattatgagaaATGATCAacttataagaaaagaaaacaaatagagTATCgagtgtaattaaaaaaaaaatagtcttagtCTAAGTTGATTTTCCTATATTTCAATTGACATAAATTAGCATGCTACACCAAAAGTTTAAGACAAAAAATCATCCCctcatttattgattttttttaattattaaaactaCTTACAATTATGGATTTATAGTCTAGCAAGTgctaaaggaagaaaaaaaatattaagatacataaaattatgttgtttatgactttttttaagatttcttataatttatataataaatattttatctttttaattttttaatcaatggcCTAAAGATATCGATTAGCAATACCCTTATAGTTTTAATTGGCTTTagtcaattaaataaattaccattttgcacaactaataaaacattattcgttgatgaaaatagtataaatataaatgcttaaaaaatagaaaatatacttttttatataaaaataagaccTCACAAACC encodes:
- the LOC100791080 gene encoding 65-kDa microtubule-associated protein 8, whose protein sequence is MGSFQTPIGMRSSTLLETSCGFLLQELQIIWDEVGEDKFEREKVLLDLEQECLEVYRRKVDRANISRAHLHQELAEAEAEFTHLLLSLGERSLPVRPEKRAGSLKEQLDSITPALREMRLRKEERLNQFRTVQGQIQKISAEIAGNSDNEPSSIVVNENDLSLKRLEEYQNELQRLHNEKNERLQQVEKYIDIIHSLSTILGKDSSAIIMEVHPSLNDLCGITKNISDTILDKLNITVESLFEEKQNRLEKLHHLGKALSNLWNLMDTPYSERQSFSHVINLLSLSSAEVTDPGSLTLEIVQQTEAEVKRLDQLKASKMKELFQKKQEELELICKKSHVEIPSREEMNNIINLINSGEIDHSDLLLSMDEQISRAKEEASSRKAIMEKVEKWMLACDEERWLEEYSRDENRYSVSRGAHKNLRRAERARIMVSRMPALVDLLIKMTRSWEEERNKVFLYDQVPLMAILEEYNILRREREEDTKRQQPWEKKRIQSQVVERDNTYVSRPGTSSRRLPSRSMNGALDSSAVLNRRLSMGIQQLGSNSINSGNHGLSFIKDGRNALRKKIYGEPTFTSPTRDGASSAVSTHSILFSP
- the DPB3-1 gene encoding dr1-associated corepressor, producing the protein MVMADEEENGVSIQLEFPKGRVKKIMALDKDVKRVSSEALFLVSRSTELFLQFLAEKSAQVAIEKKRKTVNLEHIRVAVKRHQPTRDFLLDELPPPSQAAKPDKPTQPAGRPKLDPAPRGTRCIDQFFRKPEPENTAQAPGQPPENPAQAQSPENPDQDQAQSPVPVDES
- the LOC100527313 gene encoding Mitochondrial import receptor subunit TOM20-like (The RefSeq protein has 1 substitution compared to this genomic sequence) gives rise to the protein MEFSQDDFDRLLLFEHTRKTAEANYAENPQDADNLTRWGGALIELSSFQAPRDAKAMIDDALSKLEESLLINPTKHDTLWCLGNANTSYAFLIPDITEAKGYFDKALEYFQKAAEEDPENDLYRKSLQVAVKAPELHMEIHKNGLGLMSNAGSSATSKEKESKKQKSNDFKYDIFGWIILAVGIVAWVGMAKSNILPPPPR